A single region of the Plantactinospora soyae genome encodes:
- a CDS encoding ABC transporter permease produces the protein MNRPLLRLALANLRAHAVRLALTGFAVVVAVGFLAGTLVYGDTARAAFYGDLARSARNVDVVVEPEAGLVTPTTVERIRAVDGVAAVDGRVIAWLGVLDRNGRLIESQEHIGYALSVPGVAALAPYDLAGGRLPRVPGEIAVDRATVAGAGFVPEGPVTVLDQAGTPHRMRLVGVLDLGVNRLFGGSAVAALSPADLETLTGTTDYAQVVVSATDGTDPAELRDRVAAVLGPGQQALTGAGLRDRLARQAAKYVDGFLAVLLGFGLVSLTVSAFVIYNTFAMLGAQRARELSLLRCVGASRRQVAGAVLLEASLLGLLASIGGLLASLVVGYGLIRGRELVASDIPLHAPVVRWPTVAVALGFGTLVAVLAALVPALDASRVPPLAALLARDSTEAGAGPGRRRRLRIALAGTLTGVGLLAVGTGLPLAFPGLPLVLGGGMVVFLGAVVAAPLLVPRAVRLVGWLPARIFGPAVRLAVANARRNPRRAAATTSALTIGVALMAMFSVLLATARDQAGRELTENFPVEFVLDRVRTDGAPSAVRGPLPAGLASRLRADPAFATVAEVRRATAPLDAGIRIWAVPPEQFRGPIRPEVTAGSLAGLGPGTVALNRQFAQERGLRIGDRLTLAPSGPLTVVALYDDAPTDGAALVSWPQFLATYGVGEPDRLLVDLAPGVSTAAGRQVIDTVLVDYPAVRVRGLADQTDALSATLDELLGIFAALLGMSVLIAVLGIGNTLALSVFERRRESATVRALGLSRRQLVGMLLTEAALVAAVGTLSGTVLGAGLGVAAAVGLIDSYGHGLPAVPIGQLALCAALAATAAVLASLLPARRAGRAPIVPALADDG, from the coding sequence ATGAACCGGCCGCTGCTCCGCCTTGCCCTGGCCAATCTGCGTGCCCACGCCGTACGGCTCGCGCTGACCGGTTTCGCGGTGGTGGTGGCGGTCGGTTTCCTGGCCGGCACGCTCGTCTATGGCGACACCGCCCGCGCGGCGTTCTACGGCGACCTGGCCCGCTCGGCCCGGAACGTGGACGTCGTGGTGGAGCCGGAGGCCGGGCTGGTTACCCCGACAACGGTCGAGCGGATCCGTGCCGTGGACGGGGTGGCGGCGGTGGACGGGCGGGTGATCGCGTGGCTCGGCGTACTGGACCGGAACGGTCGGCTGATCGAGAGCCAGGAGCACATCGGGTACGCCCTGTCGGTGCCCGGCGTCGCCGCGCTGGCCCCGTATGACCTGGCGGGCGGGCGGCTGCCCCGGGTGCCGGGCGAGATCGCTGTGGACCGCGCGACGGTGGCCGGCGCGGGATTCGTACCCGAGGGGCCGGTGACCGTGCTGGACCAGGCCGGCACCCCGCACCGGATGCGGCTGGTCGGCGTACTCGATCTCGGGGTGAACCGGCTCTTCGGCGGGTCGGCGGTCGCGGCGTTGAGCCCCGCCGATCTGGAGACGTTGACCGGCACCACCGACTACGCCCAGGTGGTCGTCAGCGCGACCGACGGCACCGATCCGGCCGAGCTGCGGGACCGGGTGGCCGCCGTGCTGGGTCCCGGTCAGCAGGCCCTGACCGGGGCCGGGCTGCGGGACCGGCTCGCCCGGCAGGCCGCGAAGTACGTCGACGGGTTCCTCGCGGTGCTGCTCGGCTTCGGCCTGGTCTCGCTGACCGTCTCGGCGTTCGTGATCTACAACACCTTCGCCATGCTGGGTGCGCAGCGCGCCCGGGAGCTGAGCCTGCTGCGCTGTGTGGGCGCGTCCCGGCGGCAGGTGGCCGGTGCCGTACTCCTGGAGGCGAGCCTGCTCGGGCTGCTGGCCTCGATCGGTGGCCTGCTGGCGAGCCTGGTGGTCGGGTACGGCCTGATCCGGGGTCGGGAACTGGTGGCCTCGGACATCCCGCTGCACGCGCCGGTGGTCCGCTGGCCGACGGTGGCGGTGGCGCTGGGCTTCGGCACCCTGGTGGCGGTGCTGGCCGCGCTGGTGCCGGCGCTGGATGCCAGTCGGGTGCCGCCGCTGGCCGCGCTGCTGGCCCGGGACAGCACCGAGGCGGGCGCCGGACCCGGGCGGCGGAGGCGGCTGCGGATCGCGCTCGCCGGCACGCTGACCGGAGTGGGCCTGCTCGCCGTCGGAACCGGACTGCCGCTGGCCTTTCCGGGTCTGCCGCTGGTGCTCGGCGGCGGCATGGTCGTCTTCCTCGGCGCGGTGGTCGCGGCGCCGCTGCTGGTCCCCCGGGCGGTCCGGCTGGTCGGTTGGCTGCCGGCCCGGATCTTCGGCCCGGCGGTACGGCTGGCCGTCGCCAACGCCCGACGCAATCCGCGCCGGGCTGCCGCGACGACGTCGGCGCTGACCATCGGGGTGGCGCTGATGGCGATGTTCAGCGTGCTGCTGGCGACCGCCCGGGACCAGGCCGGCCGCGAGCTGACCGAGAACTTCCCGGTGGAGTTCGTGCTCGACCGGGTCCGGACCGACGGCGCCCCCTCGGCGGTACGCGGACCGCTGCCGGCCGGACTGGCGTCCCGGCTGCGGGCGGATCCGGCGTTCGCCACGGTCGCCGAGGTACGCCGGGCCACCGCTCCGCTGGACGCCGGGATCCGGATCTGGGCGGTCCCGCCGGAGCAGTTCCGTGGCCCGATCCGCCCCGAGGTGACCGCCGGCAGCCTGGCCGGGCTGGGTCCGGGGACGGTGGCGCTGAACCGGCAGTTCGCCCAGGAGCGCGGCCTGCGGATCGGCGACCGGCTGACCCTGGCCCCGTCCGGCCCGCTGACCGTGGTCGCGCTCTACGACGACGCGCCCACCGACGGTGCCGCCCTGGTCTCCTGGCCACAGTTCCTCGCCACGTACGGCGTCGGGGAGCCGGACCGGCTCCTCGTCGACCTGGCGCCCGGGGTGTCGACGGCGGCCGGCCGGCAGGTGATCGACACGGTGCTGGTCGACTATCCGGCGGTCCGGGTCCGTGGCCTCGCCGACCAGACGGACGCGCTGTCGGCGACCCTCGACGAACTGCTGGGCATCTTCGCGGCCCTGCTCGGCATGTCGGTGCTGATCGCGGTGCTGGGGATCGGCAACACCCTCGCGCTGTCGGTGTTCGAACGTCGCCGGGAGTCGGCCACCGTCCGGGCGCTGGGACTGTCCCGCCGACAACTGGTGGGCATGCTGCTGACCGAGGCGGCACTGGTCGCGGCGGTCGGGACGCTGTCCGGCACCGTCCTGGGGGCCGGCCTCGGCGTGGCGGCGGCGGTGGGCCTGATCGACAGCTACGGGCACGGGCTGCCGGCCGTACCGATCGGCCAGCTCGCCCTCTGCGCGGCGCTGGCGGCCACGGCGGCGGTCCTGGCCAGCCTGCTGCCGGCCCGGCGCGCCGGGCGGGCACCGATCGTTCCCGCCCTCGCCGACGACGGATGA
- a CDS encoding cation diffusion facilitator family transporter translates to MGAGHDHGGQLTRASERHLGRLWGAFALLAALMVVEAAAALVTGSLALLSDAGHMFTDVLGIGMALAAITAGRRAVGDPQRTFGLYRLEVLAALANAVLLFGVALYVLVEAVRRFGDPPEVAAGPMLVVATLGLLANLAAFWLLRAGARESINLRGAYLEVLGDLLNSAGVIVAAVVIIFTGWRWADPIVALAVGLFILPRTWRLGRSAVRILVQAAPEHLDVGAVRTRLSDLPGVCDVHDLHVWTLTSGMEVASAHLTLDTGAEVAAVLAAARSALHEDFHISHATLQVEPRTAAGGCGPTDW, encoded by the coding sequence GTGGGGGCAGGTCATGACCACGGGGGGCAGCTGACCCGCGCCTCGGAGCGGCACCTGGGGCGGTTGTGGGGTGCCTTCGCGCTCCTCGCCGCCCTGATGGTCGTCGAGGCGGCCGCCGCGCTGGTCACCGGGTCGCTGGCACTGCTCTCCGACGCAGGACACATGTTCACCGACGTACTCGGGATCGGGATGGCCCTGGCCGCGATCACGGCGGGGCGACGGGCCGTCGGCGACCCGCAGCGGACCTTCGGTCTCTACCGCCTGGAGGTACTGGCGGCGCTGGCCAACGCGGTACTGCTGTTCGGGGTGGCCCTCTACGTGCTGGTCGAGGCGGTACGACGGTTCGGCGACCCGCCCGAGGTGGCGGCCGGCCCGATGCTGGTGGTGGCGACGCTCGGACTGCTGGCCAACCTGGCGGCGTTCTGGCTGCTCCGGGCGGGGGCGCGGGAGAGCATCAACCTGCGCGGCGCCTACCTGGAGGTCCTCGGCGACCTGCTCAACTCGGCCGGCGTGATCGTCGCCGCCGTTGTGATCATCTTTACCGGCTGGCGCTGGGCCGACCCGATCGTGGCGCTGGCCGTCGGGCTGTTCATCCTGCCCCGCACCTGGCGTCTGGGCCGCAGCGCGGTACGCATCCTGGTGCAGGCCGCTCCGGAGCACCTCGACGTCGGCGCGGTCCGGACCCGGCTCTCCGACCTGCCCGGCGTCTGCGACGTACACGACCTGCACGTCTGGACCCTCACCTCCGGCATGGAGGTCGCCTCGGCGCACCTCACCCTGGACACCGGTGCGGAGGTCGCCGCCGTGCTCGCCGCGGCCCGTTCGGCGCTGCACGAGGACTTCCACATCTCGCACGCCACGCTCCAGGTCGAGCCGAGGACCGCGGCCGGCGGGTGTGGTCCCACGGACTGGTAG